cacactgatCATTTAAAGACTctgatttaaagacattttatcctttaaaatatttctgctctttaaataagttgaacacaaacataaatctaAAGTTTGAAAACCTCCACAATCatcaaataaaactgacatcattgtttctaaataaaaatctaatgtCCACATGTGAACTATGTTTCCAATGATGTGTTTTACTGAACCACTCGCAGCATTAACACATGAGACGCTGTCAGATTCTTCCTCATAAGACATGAAACCCAGTAACTTAAATGGTGTCAgtctgccctctgctggactcATAGGTACTGCAACACAACAAGCAGGTACTAATAATAACCTCTACAGGGAGCATCACTATAACCCATATCAAAGCAGGTATACCAGTAACAAATTATTAACTATGATACCACATTAATACATAAAGACAACATCAATACCGAAGTCATGTAGAGTCTATATATAAGAAGACCATGTAGATGTTTGAAAttataaagaagaaaagttcAGTTTTTACTCACTTTGCTgtctttcagctgcttttttcttcctggaagaataaagagattaaagagaTTAAATGAGACGTGTTTGATGTACGTCACCTGGTTTTATTATGACCTGAACTTCCTCACCTCCTCTGATAACAACAACAGTGATTCCAATCAGAAGAATCAGTCCTGTGATGCGCAGAGtccacatgatgatgatgatgatggtttgtTGGATTTCTGGGTTCTGAGAACCTAAAGACGTTAAAATAATATGCAAAGAGGTTGTTTGATAACATGTTACTTTAAttataagaacaaataaattagaaatttaTGTGTAAAAATTGAGTTTCAGTCAACTCACATCTGGAGTCTTACCTGTAGAATCAGGTGTGTAGTGAGCTTCTATCTTCACACTGTTTCCTTCAACAAACTGGCAGGTGAATCTTCTGTTGTCGTCTCTCTGATGTTTTACAGTCAGGTTGGAAACACAGTTTGTCTGTCTGACGTAGAAATCAACGCTTTCATCTTGCAGCTCAGTTCCTTCATCATCCAACCAGCGGAAGCTGCTCTGTTTACAAGGATTAATGTTACTGTATCTCCACAGAGAGCAGGTTAATGTGACTTCATCCTTCTGTAGATCAGCATCTGGTGGAGACGGAGAGACTGAAGGAAAACAGGTGATTTCTGTTATCTcacattaaaaatgtggaaTATCATATTTTAAAGTGAGGAACTCTGAGAAGAAAGACTCGTCTTCTGGTTCTTAGTTTGACTTGTTGACTGTCCTTTGGAAACATTCCAGATATAATCTGACTTTATGAAGGTGGAGAAAACCAAGTGGAAGAAATCTTAATGTTTACTTTTCTTCCTCCTTGAAAACTTGCATCTAAACTTTAGTTCCTGTCTGCATGTGTTCACTGAGAGGGTCCCTCATGTTACGGCCGTCCCAAACAGGAAGTTCACATCACTGACAAATGGATGCTGATAATTCCTGataacacaaacaacttctccACAGTGTTTCACAGTGATGAGttttactgtgtcagagtctcATTCAAGTCAGAAAAACTCACCAGTCAGAATATTTAGAAACACATATGAGTCGCTGTCAAAACTTTTCCAATATCCACAGATGTAATGACCGACATCTTCATCAGTGATGTTGTTGATGACCAGAGAGCAGTTACTGTTCACACTCAGTCTGGCAGCTCGAGCTGAGTTTTCATCAACATTTCCTTCTTTAACCTCCTCTTCAGCTGCACGTCTTTCATCTCTGCTGTAAAACCAGTGAACATTGGAAcatgaggaagatgatggtttAATGTCACAAGGTAAAACAACCTCATCTCCAGGTTTATTGTAGAGATCGATTATTCCTCCACTGACGCCTGCTGAAGAGAAAAAGACACATTTAGAGCAAAGTTTTACTCCACACACATCAACCAGAAATTAAATCAGAAATGTAGATTTCATCATTAGAAGTCAGAGAGAAGAAATGTTTCTTCTCTTCCTGCTGCTTCAGTTCTTCTCTTCATTTCTGTTTCAGTCAAGTTACATTAATGTGAGAATCTGTTCAATATAATTTACCTGAACTGGTTTACTTCCTTCATTTTATGAAAGCAGCTTCTAAATTATATCTATAGTATTTTGTAAAGTCATTTATAAACCTCTAACAAGtgaaagaaaatcaatgttTACCTTCAGCGTGAAGCAGCAGAATTAAAACGAACTCCAGCAGAGCCATTCTGTGTCTCTCTGTGAACGTTGTGAGGCTTTTCTCTGCTACAGATTTCTACATGTTGGCTCTGGTTCCTCTTTCTGGTCGATTTACTGGATGAAAATTAGTCAACATCAGTTCCTACTAATTATGTCATTCGGGTGTCATCACACCTTCCTGTGTCTTTAATAAAGACGTCGAGGAAgagaaacaaacttttaataagtttaatgtGTCAAACTGAACGTGACAAAAAATTCATTTgactcattttctttattacattttgatcaactgaaacaataataaattattttatgtgaatGATCTGGTATCGTTCAAAAAGAAgaatttaaatgttctttttacaaaatgttGTCATTTCCTTTCTGTTTGTGGGTGAAAAATagaggaagttcagaccaaccaagagaaacacaaacagctcTGAGAGACTGATCACAGCGCTGCAGTTAGATGCTAACAGGTCTTATAATGGGGattaaatctgaataaatgtATGGAACAGAATTTTATATCAGTCTATtcataaaacacacattaaaccaCTTTACATCAGAGGGGATGGTGCAGAGAGGGTCTCCATGTTTCAGTTTTTTAGGTAACAAATCAGGGGTGGAGCTAGAGGGGTAACCTGGGTGGAGCTTGTCgtctctgaaatctgattggacaccccACGTCcaatgattgacaggtcaccAGAGGAGGACAGAAAAGTCTCTCCAGACCTCCTCTGTGATGATGTTGCATAGAAAAGCTGTCTAAAAGGAAAAGTCATGTTTCAatcagctgaacaataaagctGATTGAAACATGACGGAgacctcatgaatcatcgagccaactttgacccaaatgcatgaaaatggcttCGTGTTCTCAGTCATTTGACCAaatcaaagagctccatctgctggctgtgggcatCTGATGCCTCAGAAGGCCAGCGATGACACTTCACATTTGTCATCCCTGTCTCATCTTGGAAAACGTGCAAATATCGTTTTGCCAGCCTGAATAGGCTGGGGTTCACAGACTTGCGTGTCCTCCAGTATTTGAGCGGGTCTTCTCCTCTGGAGATGTAGGGTTCAGCAAGGTAACGTTGGACCTCCACCGTGGCATCTGCCGTTGCACTCTGAGTGCTCCGAGTTGCACctaaacaagaaataaataggTGACAAAAAGCCTATTTTAGGAGGAAATAATGCAGACGTAATCAGTGGCTAATACAAACCAACACAGCTATCCAGAAGGTCCCACAAGTGGTCCTGGTCCCCTGCTGCTGCAGATGTGGATGCCGCTTGTGTTGGTAACTGAAATTAGACACAGTATAAATACAGTGTCATGTGTGCTTATTATTCGCCCATTGTGTCATATTCAATACATGAGAGGGGGGTGACATCAGAGGACAGAGACGTGGCCGCGGCTCCAACAGGTTCACACTGCTCATGAAGGCGCTGCAGCATGGAAAAGGTGGAGTTCCACCGAGTGTTAACCTCTAGAATGAGCTTATGTGCTGGTCTCTGGAGTTGCTGCTGGATTTCCACCAGGCGCTCTTTGGCCTTAACGCTGGATCTGAAGTAGGTCACTATTCTTGATGATTTaggtgaaaaaatatttaaataaaaaatgagttaGGCCATTATTTTTAGGAAGGTGATGATATTGAACAGTTGTTAACCATATTTGACCAGTACTCATTTGATAATGTCTAGCATATAgagaaggaatttaaaatcctaCCTTGACAGTTTGCTGCACCACCAGGAGcaggaacagcagcagcaacaggtgTAGGCGTTGTCTCCGGGTGTTTGGAACGCAAATgcgagtaggaccaaccggctcagagactcctttgtcccccgagccatcaaactgtacaactccgCATtaggagggagggggagaaggaggggggagagggaggtgtgcagtccgcctgatagaacacatgcacaataacccatacaaacagttgctataacttatacgtgcaataagtgaactgggaatctgtaccacctctactgtgtgcagtgcttgtttatattattttatttaacttatcttattattatttgttgccttctatttatacttttcttgcaccttattgcctctattttactttattttactttacttttttattttacttatcctgctttactgttggtgttgtattgctgctggtacccaaatttccctgaggactctccaaagggattaataaagtatttctattctattctattctattctattctattctaaatgcatgaaaatggctcGCTGTGTTGAATCATTTGACAAGGTTAAatagctccatctgctggctgtgggcgtCTGATGCATCAGAACGACAGCATCAACATGGCTTCCTCACTGCACGTCTGTCATCCCTGTCTGTTTGACGAAGGGTTCTGAAGGTTCATATAAATGAAAGAAGGGGGCTGTTAGGTAACATaggtttaggtaacagaatcaTGGTGTAATTTAAAGTATATCAATCTGTAATGACAGTAGTAGTCTACTCACAGCTAGCGGGATAGGAACGTATGAGGGAAGGGGTGCTTGTTCAACGGGGATAGTGATTATATTagtgattttatacagttgtattaaaatgtattataagaaaaatgctttggcaactttgtgatgtgtcatagagtttatttttaagtattaaGTATTTTCGCAACAATGTTAGGCTTCAGTCTgttcctcttctggcacactacctctccagctttggtgAGGCTGTACATGTAAGAAACACAAgaatttaattgtaattaaccaagtttaaaagctttaaaattctctgctgattGTTACGTGACGATTCACCTCATGCTTCTGGATGACGATTAAGTCATCAGAGGAAATTAATCATAAAGACGCCTCGATTGGTATGGTCAcatgacttttggcatgctgaatcaatgttCAGAAACAGTGCTCACAACATTTCCGTGTCACATGTTTGACACAAGGCAGATCGGCTAGACCATAACATCACTAGTAAAGCTCTTTTGGCTCCTCTTTCTGTTATATTTAGTATAGTTAAAGGTAGAAAGTGTTGGGCTAGATACTTTTAGGTTTGTAATTGTAAATAGTATTCTGGGTTATATAAGCAgctattggagctgcttcactttctgTTTATAGCATGGACCAGTAGGTCAGTTTTTCATTCACCCGTTTATTTATTCTTGGTTCTGCTTTTTTGTACTGGCTGGTTTTACGTTAGAATATAGCTGTTGTATTATTTACCAGATGTCCACCGTGCTCTTTGTTACGCCTCACATCTCCTAGCGTAGCCGGATTGAAACAATAAGCTTTGTGAACAAAATTACACATGAGCAGTTTAGGAGCAAATCAAgcacacacttaaagttctCAGGAAATCGGGACTTGCAGCCTGCATCTCACCACACAAAACCAACCAGGAAAACTGCCATTTGGTATTTTTGTAAATGCACATAAGGATCAACATGTTAGCATTTAATCCTCTGGCAGGAAAAAGATTTACTCACTCTCACTTCATCAGGTGTAGAAATTAGAGTGAAACCCATTTTACACATCAGATCCTGGAGCAGAAATAAGATGGAGTAATCTGGAGAAAATAcaaattcatgtgtcagtgaatCACCGTTAGGATGTATCTGAAGGAATCAACACTGGACAAAAAGTACCAAGATACGGAGCGATCCGATACCGCTATCTGTCCGTAACTGTCACAAATACGGACAAGATACGGGGAAATCCCCGCCGCATCCCTCACGGATCCTATTTATATCTCTCCGGATCCGGACCACTAAAGATCCAAAAACCCGGATTTTCATCCGCGAGGTGTCCACAAGATGCGTGTTCATGTGATCCCTTGCAGATCATATTTTTAGATCTCCTTGGATTCTGACCGCATCATTGGCGGATCATGTTCACAGATCATGGGAAATACGTCGAACATCCGTGACGGATGCCCGCGGGATATTCgtggatttttcatttatgcagtATGTCTGATTTAATGGTTCTCTTCATTAATTATATGGTTTGGCATGTAACCTTTCATGTAAAAGTACTAACCTATTTCTTATCTTTTAAGATCTTAGCAGGCACGTTAAAATCACCCAGTCAGTTTCAAACATCACAATCATAGTTATAATGTGACCGTCTTT
The sequence above is drawn from the Melanotaenia boesemani isolate fMelBoe1 chromosome 22, fMelBoe1.pri, whole genome shotgun sequence genome and encodes:
- the LOC121633495 gene encoding uncharacterized protein LOC121633495 isoform X5 → MALLEFVLILLLHAEAGVSGGIIDLYNKPGDEVVLPCDIKPSSSSCSNVHWFYSRDERRAAEEEVKEGNVDENSARAARLSVNSNCSLVINNITDEDVGHYICGYWKSFDSDSYVFLNILTVSPSPPDADLQKDEVTLTCSLWRYSNINPCKQSSFRWLDDEGTELQDESVDFYVRQTNCVSNLTVKHQRDDNRRFTCQFVEGNSVKIEAHYTPDSTGSQNPEIQQTIIIIIMWTLRITGLILLIGITVVVIRGGRKKQLKDSKVSKN